A region from the Halomicroarcula saliterrae genome encodes:
- a CDS encoding DUF7344 domain-containing protein: protein MFTRPSTPDSTTPGRTHENLDDLLSDPHCKHLLEFLWRTEEPVPLATASRYIVGQITGTSATQVPENVQRRVQTWLHHGQLPALAAHGLVVFDADRGTVELTDDTVVPLLLADDEATQGYEPSEGPDESPEYGRQ from the coding sequence ATGTTCACACGACCGTCAACCCCAGACAGCACGACCCCCGGCAGGACGCACGAGAACCTGGACGATCTCCTGTCGGACCCGCACTGCAAGCATCTCCTCGAGTTCCTCTGGCGAACGGAGGAACCGGTCCCACTCGCCACGGCGTCGCGGTACATCGTCGGACAGATTACCGGCACGTCGGCCACGCAGGTCCCCGAAAACGTCCAGCGACGGGTCCAGACCTGGCTTCACCACGGGCAACTGCCGGCGCTTGCGGCCCACGGTCTCGTCGTCTTCGACGCGGACCGGGGCACCGTGGAGCTGACAGACGACACCGTGGTTCCGCTACTGCTGGCGGACGACGAGGCGACACAGGGGTACGAGCCATCGGAGGGCCCCGACGAATCGCCGGAGTACGGTCGCCAGTGA
- a CDS encoding DUF5789 family protein — protein MRDDDSYDPDHERVQEDAVDRRRARTETVEDALGHVGGLLEEAKYPVTAEELSVEYGDEVLDLPNETESLGSVFDRLVDERFESADEAREAVYHELTGRADGPAEYNEQRPVDPLDDDEA, from the coding sequence ATGCGCGACGACGATTCGTACGACCCGGACCACGAGCGTGTCCAGGAGGATGCAGTCGACCGCCGTCGGGCGCGGACCGAGACCGTCGAAGACGCGCTGGGCCACGTCGGCGGACTCCTCGAGGAAGCGAAGTACCCCGTCACCGCGGAGGAACTGTCCGTCGAATACGGCGACGAGGTGCTGGACCTCCCCAACGAGACCGAGTCGCTGGGGTCGGTGTTCGACCGCCTCGTCGACGAGCGTTTCGAGTCCGCGGACGAGGCCCGCGAAGCTGTCTACCACGAGCTGACCGGGCGTGCCGACGGGCCAGCGGAGTACAACGAACAACGCCCGGTCGACCCGCTCGACGACGACGAGGCGTAG
- a CDS encoding HalOD1 output domain-containing protein, whose product MYRNETHAKSHSPQQQQVRDTQTYFVKHDFDGPAELTTTLAHALSDVSGVDVTDTGFTLYDYIDPDALDQLFKPKDDSIQRINGMLTFTVWSHQVTVYSDGRIAIVPPRQTPHPTR is encoded by the coding sequence ATGTATCGCAACGAGACACACGCGAAATCACACTCTCCGCAACAGCAGCAGGTGCGGGATACCCAGACGTACTTCGTCAAACACGACTTCGACGGTCCCGCGGAGCTCACGACGACACTCGCCCACGCGCTCTCCGACGTGAGCGGTGTCGACGTCACTGATACGGGCTTTACGCTCTATGACTACATCGACCCCGACGCGCTCGACCAGCTGTTCAAACCGAAAGACGACAGCATCCAGCGCATCAACGGTATGCTCACGTTCACCGTCTGGAGCCACCAGGTGACCGTGTACAGCGACGGACGCATCGCCATCGTCCCGCCACGACAGACACCACACCCCACTCGCTGA
- the dps gene encoding DNA starvation/stationary phase protection protein Dps, whose protein sequence is MSQSQQSVQQQRQPATESQGSTGQQSESLTAPVGTQYPTRSYLPESVRSTSIGVLNQCLADLSAVHMQLKHAHWNVKGIEFYQLHELFEDLVDDFEPHIDAVAERASALGGQPMGTAAAVAQQSSVPRLSHTAADGQSLVDELAYNISVLDATLYRQIELASQQGDLDTADLLNEVSRDVSKALWFLEAHLQSPQQGTGAASAQQGAVGTQQ, encoded by the coding sequence ATGAGTCAGAGCCAGCAGTCCGTCCAGCAGCAGCGCCAGCCAGCCACCGAGAGCCAGGGCTCGACCGGCCAGCAGTCCGAGTCGCTTACGGCCCCCGTCGGCACGCAGTACCCGACGCGAAGCTATCTCCCCGAGAGCGTCAGGTCGACGAGTATCGGGGTGCTAAACCAGTGTCTCGCCGACCTCTCGGCGGTGCACATGCAGCTGAAACACGCTCACTGGAACGTGAAAGGCATCGAGTTCTACCAGCTCCACGAACTGTTCGAGGACCTCGTCGACGACTTCGAGCCGCACATCGACGCCGTCGCCGAGCGAGCGAGCGCGCTCGGCGGGCAGCCGATGGGGACGGCGGCCGCCGTCGCACAGCAGTCGTCGGTGCCGCGGCTGTCACACACCGCCGCTGACGGGCAGTCACTGGTGGACGAACTCGCCTACAACATCTCGGTGCTCGACGCCACGCTCTACCGCCAGATAGAGCTCGCCAGCCAGCAGGGCGACCTCGACACGGCCGACCTGCTCAACGAGGTGTCCCGCGACGTCTCGAAGGCCCTGTGGTTCCTCGAAGCCCACCTTCAGTCCCCACAGCAGGGGACTGGGGCCGCTTCCGCCCAGCAGGGCGCCGTCGGCACCCAGCAGTAA
- a CDS encoding AI-2E family transporter — protein MADQYDISWLRVLWAAAGLFIVLSIAFVLYAFVGAIVAGLFLYYALRPVNRWLEDHLDHPNVSATVTLLVVGVPLIVVVSYAGLVSIREADAFLRQVNLGQYRSVLQPYISIASLTEAGNVLNRISAIAPRLVGLGSTIFLWGIRLFVVVTVAFYLLRDDRKISAWVRETMGREYGVVPFLEGVDSDLDMIYTGNLITIGATGAVAVVVYYGLDFLAPTNANIVFPILLGLLTGVATLIPAVGMKLVYFPYTGYLVWVAYNTGGGYWFPIVFFLVTLVVVDTVPDIFIRAQISKGDLNMGLMLLTYTLGAVVFGWYGVFLGPILLVLFLHFMRDVFPNLIDSGTKEVVSGND, from the coding sequence ATGGCTGACCAGTACGACATCTCCTGGCTCAGAGTCCTCTGGGCCGCCGCCGGACTGTTCATCGTTCTCAGTATCGCCTTCGTCCTGTACGCGTTCGTGGGCGCCATCGTGGCCGGGCTCTTCCTCTACTACGCGTTGCGGCCGGTGAACAGATGGCTCGAAGACCACCTCGACCACCCCAACGTCAGCGCCACGGTCACGCTGCTCGTGGTCGGTGTCCCGCTCATCGTGGTCGTGAGCTACGCGGGACTGGTCAGTATCCGCGAGGCGGACGCGTTCCTCCGGCAGGTGAACCTCGGGCAGTACCGGTCGGTCCTGCAGCCCTACATCAGCATCGCCTCACTGACCGAGGCGGGGAACGTTCTGAATCGAATCAGCGCTATCGCTCCGCGACTGGTCGGTCTCGGGTCGACGATATTTCTCTGGGGCATCCGCCTGTTCGTCGTCGTCACGGTCGCGTTCTACCTCCTCCGCGACGACCGGAAGATATCCGCCTGGGTCCGCGAGACGATGGGCCGAGAGTACGGCGTCGTCCCGTTTCTCGAGGGCGTGGATTCGGACCTTGACATGATATACACAGGCAATCTCATCACTATCGGGGCCACCGGTGCTGTCGCCGTGGTCGTCTACTACGGGCTCGACTTCCTCGCGCCGACGAACGCCAACATCGTCTTCCCCATCCTGCTCGGACTACTGACAGGCGTCGCCACGCTGATACCCGCCGTGGGGATGAAACTCGTCTACTTCCCCTACACGGGCTATCTCGTCTGGGTCGCCTACAATACCGGTGGCGGCTACTGGTTCCCCATCGTCTTCTTCCTCGTCACGCTCGTCGTCGTCGACACCGTCCCCGACATCTTCATCCGCGCGCAGATATCCAAGGGGGACCTCAACATGGGCCTCATGCTGTTGACCTACACGCTCGGTGCCGTCGTCTTCGGCTGGTACGGCGTCTTCCTCGGGCCGATACTGCTCGTCCTCTTCTTGCACTTTATGCGCGACGTGTTCCCCAATCTCATCGACAGCGGGACGAAAGAGGTCGTTTCCGGGAACGACTGA
- a CDS encoding DUF7130 family rubredoxin-like protein, whose translation MTGRGETPERESDAQATDDATSLSFGQTLYDDAGRPVGSVRGMEAGGVFLTTRDGVEAFSVEHVRSGHSFGQAELMWRCLNCGEMGDLGDALPESCPNCGVEREELMYWTED comes from the coding sequence ATGACGGGACGAGGCGAGACACCGGAGCGAGAATCGGACGCTCAGGCCACCGACGACGCGACGTCGTTGTCCTTCGGCCAGACACTATACGACGACGCCGGCCGGCCCGTCGGCAGCGTCCGCGGCATGGAGGCCGGTGGGGTCTTCCTGACCACCCGTGACGGCGTCGAAGCGTTCAGTGTCGAACACGTCCGCTCGGGACACTCCTTCGGTCAGGCGGAGCTGATGTGGCGCTGTCTCAACTGCGGTGAGATGGGCGACCTCGGCGACGCGTTACCCGAGAGCTGTCCGAACTGCGGCGTCGAACGCGAGGAACTGATGTACTGGACCGAGGACTGA
- a CDS encoding PRC-barrel domain containing protein gives MDQQITEADIGKIVVYDGDPVGRVGEYRNATAYVDRDPDIDETIQGKLGWDDTDELWPLQPEVVRETTDEEIRLDAPM, from the coding sequence ATGGACCAACAGATAACTGAAGCGGACATCGGGAAGATAGTCGTCTACGACGGGGACCCCGTGGGACGGGTCGGCGAGTACCGAAACGCGACGGCGTACGTCGACCGCGACCCGGATATCGACGAGACGATACAGGGGAAGCTCGGCTGGGACGACACCGACGAGCTGTGGCCGCTCCAGCCCGAGGTCGTCAGGGAGACGACGGACGAGGAGATACGCCTCGACGCGCCGATGTGA
- a CDS encoding DUF7553 family protein codes for MVSSIAIARDAVQSASDRTDDATVREQLRSIDEALGSLSGDETLPDETEEGARLEELEAELVKLGNHTDGTVQQHLEVARDSLDRYRREHAPDWES; via the coding sequence ATGGTGTCGAGCATCGCTATCGCCCGCGACGCCGTCCAGTCAGCCAGCGACCGGACCGACGACGCGACGGTGCGAGAGCAGTTACGGTCCATCGACGAAGCGCTCGGGAGTCTGTCGGGCGATGAGACCTTGCCCGACGAAACCGAGGAGGGGGCCCGACTGGAGGAACTCGAAGCGGAGCTCGTGAAACTGGGCAACCACACGGACGGCACCGTCCAACAGCACCTCGAAGTCGCCCGTGACAGTCTGGACCGGTACCGCCGGGAGCACGCACCCGACTGGGAGTCGTGA
- a CDS encoding CBS domain-containing protein: MTPNHGYTPTDDRRSDQTGQRPPTQRSQQPSQTQQPRQQGISQPTQQFGQQQTGQPTQQFGQQAGQSTQQVGQPTQQTQQFGQQVGQPTQQAGQRTQQPGQQVGQPTQQAGQPTQQAGQPTQQAGQPTQQAGQPTQQFGQAGQPQAPQQGQSPPGQRLGHSQSVQQASQAGGVQQQTTQPFGMQQPQRQARQEAMLKPRRVNEIITEDVVTAEKDTPVRTVVAKMAESNVGSVVVVEEDRPIGVITDRKVALALEEMPDIAQRTADELLHGDVFTADPSMSIFDAIQVMSDEGIRRLPIVDDNGALRGIVTLDDTLVLLGGVVSDVADTVQSQSPRL; this comes from the coding sequence ATGACACCCAACCACGGATACACCCCGACAGACGACCGACGGAGCGACCAGACCGGACAGCGACCGCCGACCCAGCGCTCACAGCAGCCGTCACAGACACAGCAACCACGACAGCAGGGCATCTCACAGCCGACACAACAGTTCGGGCAACAACAGACCGGGCAGCCAACACAGCAGTTCGGGCAGCAAGCCGGACAGTCCACACAGCAAGTCGGACAGCCCACACAGCAGACACAACAGTTCGGGCAGCAAGTCGGACAGCCAACACAGCAAGCCGGACAACGGACACAACAGCCCGGGCAACAAGTCGGACAGCCGACACAGCAGGCCGGACAGCCCACACAGCAGGCCGGACAGCCCACACAGCAGGCCGGGCAGCCAACACAGCAGGCCGGGCAGCCAACACAACAGTTCGGACAGGCCGGACAACCACAGGCTCCACAGCAGGGCCAGTCGCCGCCCGGACAGCGGCTGGGCCACTCACAGTCGGTCCAACAGGCGTCCCAAGCAGGCGGCGTCCAGCAGCAGACCACACAGCCGTTCGGGATGCAACAGCCCCAGCGACAGGCGAGACAGGAGGCGATGCTCAAACCGCGACGGGTCAACGAAATCATCACCGAGGACGTGGTCACTGCCGAGAAGGACACTCCGGTCCGAACTGTCGTCGCGAAGATGGCCGAAAGCAACGTCGGCTCGGTCGTAGTCGTGGAGGAGGACCGACCCATCGGCGTCATCACCGACCGCAAGGTGGCGCTCGCGCTCGAAGAGATGCCGGACATCGCCCAGCGGACGGCCGACGAGCTGCTCCACGGCGACGTGTTCACGGCCGACCCGTCGATGAGCATCTTCGACGCCATCCAGGTGATGAGCGACGAGGGGATCCGCCGACTGCCGATAGTCGACGACAACGGCGCCCTCCGCGGTATCGTCACCCTCGACGACACGCTGGTTCTGCTCGGCGGCGTCGTCAGCGACGTGGCCGACACCGTCCAGTCCCAGTCGCCGCGGCTGTAG